CTCGACGTTCTCGCTGAGCACCGGTTCCTCGATGAACAGCAGGCGCATGGCGTCGAGCTCGCGGGCCAGGACGCGGGCCATGGGCAGATGCACCCGCCCATGGAAGTCCACAGCGATCCCGAAATCCGGGCCGGTCGCGTCGCGTACGGCCTGCACTCGGGCCAGCACGGCGTCGAGCTTGGACGGCACGTCGAGGTAGCTCAGTTCCTCGGTGGCATTCATCTTGATGGCCGTGAAGCCGGCCCCGTGCGCGGCGCGGGCGGCCTGCGCCACGTCGTCCGGGCGGTCGCCGCCGATCCACGAGTACACGCGCATGCGGTCGCGCACGGGGCCGCCCAGCAACTGGTGCACCGGCGCGCCGAGCACGCGACCCTTGATGTCCCACAGCGCCTGGTCGATCCCGGCAATGGCGCTCATGAACACCGCGCCACCCCGGTAGAAGCCGCCCCGGTGCATGACCTGCCACAGGTCCTCGATGCGCGCCGGATCCTGTCCGACGAGCAGATCCGCGAGTTCCTGTACGGCGGCCTGCACGGTGTGCGCACGGCCTTCCACGACGGGTTCGCCCCAGCCGCTCACGCCTTCATCTGTCTCGATCTTCAGGAACAGCCAGCGGGGCGGCACGACGAACGTTTCCAGGCGCGTGATCTTCATAGGCTGTCTCCCAGGCCGGCGGCGGCGACCAGGGCAGCCGCGCCGGAGTGCAGTGACGCCCAGTCCGGGGCGCTCCAGTCGGTGTGGGTCAGGGCCCCGCCGATGCCCGCGCCGAGCGCGCCAGCCGCCAGGTAGGCACCGAGGTTTCCGGCGGTCACGCCCCCCACGGCCAGCAGCGGCGCGTCCGGGTACGGGCCGCGCAGCTGCTGGAAGTAGTCCGGGCCGAACAGCCCGGCCGGAAACACCTTCACGGCGGCGCTGCCCAGCGCGAGTGCCTGCACGATTTCAGTGGGTGTGAGCGCGCCCATCAGCAGGCCCAGCCCATTCTCGTTGGCGACGTGCGCGACGTCCGGTACCAGATGCGGCGTGACCAGAAAGCTGGCGCCAGCCGCCTGCGCCTGGGCCGCCAGTGCTGGCGTGAGGATCGTCCCCGCGCCCAGCATCAGATCCGGGTGGGCGGCATGCACGGCCTTCAGGGCGTCCAGTCCAAGCGCGTCCGAGAGGGCCACCTCGAAGAGTGCGATGCCCGCCGCCCGCAGGGTCTCGATCAGGCGGGGAGCGTGGAGGGCCGGCACGCCGCGCAGGATGGCGAGCAGACGGTGGCGGCGCAGCAGGGTGGGAAGGTCAGGCATGGGGGTCTCCTTGGGTCGCCCGGGGGGTGGCTGGGCCGACCGAGTCATGGGCCACGGTCGAAGGGGTGACCCGGCCTCCAGCATGGGTTCAGCGGCGCGGTTCACCCTGTTCACCGCCCACCAGCACCGCCTGCACGTCGGCCTCACTGGCGCGGAACCGGTCCCCCGGCAGGGTGGTCTTCAGCGCGGCACACGCGGACGCGTAGCGCAGGGCGTCGGCGGGCGCGGCGCCCTTCAGCCAGGCGTGCAGGAACCCCCCGGCGAAGGTGTCCCCCCGTCCGACGCGGCCCGGCCCGGTCGCCTGGAAGGCGGGCTGCGTGACCACCTCGCCGCCGTTCAGGTGCGCCTCGCTGCCCTGAGCGCCGCGCGTGACCACGATGAGCGCGTGCGGATTCAAGTCGCGCAGGCCGGCCACGCCGCCCAGCAAGGGTGCGTCTCGCGCGGCCGTGAAGATCACGTCGGCCCGGGCAGCGGCCGGGCCGTAGGTCGCGGGGGCAGCGGCGTCGGCGAGCAGCAGGCGGCGGTGGTTCACGTCAAAGGACACGAGGGTGCCCTGGGCGCGGGCGTGGTCGATGAGCGCCAGGGCCAGGTCTCGCGGTCCATCGCCGAGTGCCAGACTGATGCCGCTCACGTGAAGCGCCGCGCGGCCCTCCAGCCAGCGGGGATCCAGGTGAGCGGCGCTGAGGGCCTGGAATGCCGTGCCGCTGCGGTCGTACGCGGCGCGGCTGGGGCGGGGGGCGTGATGATCCTCGAGGTACAGCGTGCCCAGGCGGCCCGGCAGGCTCAGGCTGTCGTCCGTCACGCCGAGCGACGCGATCCAGGTTCTCGCCCAGTCTCCCAGCGGCCCCGGAGGCAGCGCCCCCACCCACGCGGCGGGACGGCCCAGCGCCCGCACGGCCGTGGCCACGTTCAGTTCCGCCCCGGCGCAGTCGGCATTCAGGGAGGTCATGTCCTCCAGCCGATGGGTGGGCGGCAGCGTGAACTTGAGCAGGGCTTCTCCAAAGCCGAGCACCGAACCGTCGGTGGGCCGTGGGATCATCCGCCGTGTCCAGCGCGGGTCAGGAGGAAGCCGCCGGGCAGCAGCGGGGCGGGGTGGCCGGCAACGGGTGGATCCACGCCGGCCATCATTTCACGCGGCCGCAGCCGGGCGTGGGCGCCAGGATGGAGTCGAGGCGGGCCGGAGGCGATGACGCCACAGGACGTCCGGGGATGGTCCATCCACGGGCCCGTATCATGCCCGCATGACCGAGTTGCAGGATCCGGAGTTCAGGTTCCGGCTGGCCCTGCAGGCGGCGCGGCTGGGCATCTGGGAGTATGACCTGATGACCGGGATCGGGCGGCGATCCCCGGAACTGCGGGCGCTGCTCGGCCTGCACGACACGGAGCGGACGCTGGCCGAGATGCTCGGCGACGTGCATGAGGACGACCGGGACACGGTGGTGGCGGCCCTGACGGCCCTGGCGGACAGCGCGGCGACGGAGGGGCAGATCCACTTCCGGTTCCGCCATCCGGATGGCCGGCTGCTGTGGCTGGAGCAGCACGTCTTCGTGGAACACGACCCCGCTGGCCAGGCCCGGCACTTCTACAGTCTGGTCCGTGACGTGACCACGCAGCGGCAGACCGAGCAGGAGCTGCACGACCTCAACGCCACGCTGGAGGCACGGGTGGCCGACCGCACCCGCGAGCTGGAGGAGGAGCGGGCCGCGCTCGACGCGTTCGTGGCGTTCACGGAAGTGGCGGGAGCCCAGCCTGAACCGCACCTGCTCGCCCTCCATGCGGTCGACGCCCTGGAGCACACGCTGGCAGAGGTGAGCGTCCTGTATATGGAGCGCGACCGGGATCTGTGGAAGGTGCGGGCGCATTCGCCTTCCATGGACGCGGGCCTCCTGGCGCAGCTCGAATCCGGCGTGCCCGTCGAGCCGCCGGGGTCGGCGCGGGCCATGCCCGAGGGAGACGCGTTCTTCCTGCCGGACTGGCACGGCCCGGAGCGGGGCCTGCCGCTGGCCGCCGGGTACCGCGCGGCGGCCGTGTATCCCTGCGTGGTGGATGGACGCGCCGCCGGATTGCTGGTCATGGGCATCACCCGCGCGCCAAGCTGGACACCGCGCGAGCAGGCCGTGTTCCGTGCCGTGGGCCGCAGCCTGACGCTGGCGCTGGAGCGCGCCGCCGTGACCGCCACGCTGTGGCAGCAGAACGAGGCCCTCGAGGCCCGCACGCGGGCGCTGGGCGCCGCGAACGAGGAACTGGAGGCCTTCGCCTACTCGGTGTCGCACGACCTGCGGACGCCAGTGCGGCACGTGATGGGGTTCGTGGAGCTCACGCGCACGGCGCTGCGCCGGGAGCAGGTCGACAAGGCGCTGCGGTCGCTGGACATCGTGTCCGAGGCGGCGCAGCGCATGAACACCCTGATCGACGGCATGCTGGAGCTCTCCAGGGCAGGTCGGGACGGCTTCACGCCGCGCTGGGTGAACCTGGGCGGGCTGATCGATCAGGCCCGGCAGGACGTGGCCCGGGAGTTCCCGGACCGGCAGGTGCGCTGGACCGTGGACGCCGACCTCGACCTGTGGGCGGATCCAGCGCTGCTGCAGCAGGTCATGACGAACCTCATCAGCAACGCGGTGAAGTACTCCAGCGGGCAGGCCAGCAGCGACCTGACGGTGCGCGCCTTGCCTTCCGAGACCGGGTGGACGGTCACGGTACAGGACAACGGCGTGGGCTTCGACGAGCGCTATGCGCACAAGCTGTTCGCGGTGTTCCAGCGGCTCCACACGCCCCGGGAGTTTCCGGGAACCGGTGTGGGACTGGCCACGGTGCGCCGGATCGTGCTCAAGCATGGCGGCACGGTGTTCGCCCACAGTCCGGGTCAGGCCGGGGCCGTGTTCGGCTTCACGCTGCCGAGGCCAGTTGCCGATGACGCCGAGTCCGGCTGACCGCCCGCATAGGGGCTGTGCTGGGATCACTGGCGGCTGTGGAGGAACGCGACGAGATCCGTGAGCTGCTGGGTGCTGAGCACCCCGGCGTAGGCGGGCATGCCTCTGCCCCCGTTCTGGATGCGCAGGGTCAATTGATCCGCATTCAGGCGGGCGCCGACCGTGCTCAGCTCCGGCCCCCGCTGCCCGCCGAGCCCCCCGATCCGGTGGCAGGCCTCGCAGGACTCGGTGTGCCACAGGGCCGCGCCGCGCCACACGGCCGGGTCGCGGCTGTGCACGGTGGCGGCCGGGAGGGCGGGGGCGTCCAGCGCGGGCAACCACGGTTCGCGCAGTCCGACAGCGGTCAGGGAGGCGATCACCGCCACGCACACGCCCACGATGCCCAGCGCCCACGGTCGCCGGGACGGCGCGCGTTCCCCGGCGGGCCGCAGCAGCGGCAGCGCCAGCAGGGCCAAGATGCCCAGTGTGGGCGCGGCGATCAGCATGACGTTGGTGATCCCGTAGGGCCACAGCGCGAGCACCGTGAAGTACCACAGCAGGTACCAGTCGGGTTTCGGATCGACCGCCACCACCGACGGATCGGGAGGGCCGCTCAGGAGGGGCGGGCCCAGCCGCCAGGCCAGGACGCTCACCAGCAGGATCATCAGGCTGCCGAAGACCGCGTCCCGCCACGCGGCGTCCGGCCAGAAGGGCACGCCGTCGCGCTGCACGAGCGCCCGGTAGTCACGCTTGTACGTTCGGACGTCGACTGGACGCCCGGGGACTGGCGGTTCGCTGATGCCGTTGCGGAGCACCAGGCCCACGTGCAGGGCCACCAGACCCAGCAGACCGGCGGGCAGCCACAACGCGTGCAGGGCGTACAGGTGCGGCAGGGTGTCCACGCCGGGCGTGTCGCCGCCCAGCAGGAACCGTGCCAGCCACGGCCCGATCACGGGGGCGCGGGCCGCCTGCTCCGCGCCGACCACCAGGCTCCAGTAACCGTTGCCGTCCCAGCGGATGACCTGCCCCGTGAAGGCCATGGCCAGGGTGAGCAGCAGCAGCACGACGCCCGACAGCCACTGCACCTCCCGTGGGTATTTGTACGCGGCCATCAGGTACACGCGGATCATGTGGATTCCGGCCATCACGACCATCAGTGAAGCCCCGAAATAATGCAGGGCGCGCACGAAGGCCGTGACGCTGCCCGGGGCGCTCAGCCGCTGCACGCTCTCGTACCCGGCCGCCGGAGAGGGAGTGTAGACCATGGCGAGCGTGATGCCCGTGACGACCTGGAGGACGAGGGCAAACAGCGTGGCGCTGCCGAACACGTACGCCCAGCGGCTGCGGCGCGGCACCCGGTGATCCATGAGGGCGGTCACGGCACGGACAAGACCGGTCCGCTCCTCCAGCCAGCCGAGCAGGCCGCCGCGCTGACCGGAGCTCACCGGGGCCGTCCCAGCAGATCCGGCAGGGGCAGGGCCTGGGCGCGCACCTGCACGCGGCCCGCCTGCTCGCGGACACCCAGACGCACCAGGGGCGCGCGGGGCGGCCCGGCCAGGTTCACGCCGCGCGCGTCGTACACGCCGCCGTGGCAGGG
The DNA window shown above is from Deinococcus sp. KSM4-11 and carries:
- the dgoD gene encoding galactonate dehydratase — encoded protein: MKITRLETFVVPPRWLFLKIETDEGVSGWGEPVVEGRAHTVQAAVQELADLLVGQDPARIEDLWQVMHRGGFYRGGAVFMSAIAGIDQALWDIKGRVLGAPVHQLLGGPVRDRMRVYSWIGGDRPDDVAQAARAAHGAGFTAIKMNATEELSYLDVPSKLDAVLARVQAVRDATGPDFGIAVDFHGRVHLPMARVLARELDAMRLLFIEEPVLSENVEALREVRRVTTTPIALGERLYSRWEFKTVLHEGLADILQPDLSHAGGITEVRKIAAMAEAYDVALAPHCPLGPIALAACLQIDAVAHNAAIQEQSLGIHYNQGSDLLDYVTDKGVFAYEGGSVAIPQGVGLGIEVNEPHVREQASVGHRWRNPLWRHADGSVAEW
- a CDS encoding bifunctional 4-hydroxy-2-oxoglutarate aldolase/2-dehydro-3-deoxy-phosphogluconate aldolase, producing the protein MPDLPTLLRRHRLLAILRGVPALHAPRLIETLRAAGIALFEVALSDALGLDALKAVHAAHPDLMLGAGTILTPALAAQAQAAGASFLVTPHLVPDVAHVANENGLGLLMGALTPTEIVQALALGSAAVKVFPAGLFGPDYFQQLRGPYPDAPLLAVGGVTAGNLGAYLAAGALGAGIGGALTHTDWSAPDWASLHSGAAALVAAAGLGDSL
- a CDS encoding sugar kinase — translated: MIPRPTDGSVLGFGEALLKFTLPPTHRLEDMTSLNADCAGAELNVATAVRALGRPAAWVGALPPGPLGDWARTWIASLGVTDDSLSLPGRLGTLYLEDHHAPRPSRAAYDRSGTAFQALSAAHLDPRWLEGRAALHVSGISLALGDGPRDLALALIDHARAQGTLVSFDVNHRRLLLADAAAPATYGPAAARADVIFTAARDAPLLGGVAGLRDLNPHALIVVTRGAQGSEAHLNGGEVVTQPAFQATGPGRVGRGDTFAGGFLHAWLKGAAPADALRYASACAALKTTLPGDRFRASEADVQAVLVGGEQGEPRR
- a CDS encoding ATP-binding protein produces the protein MTELQDPEFRFRLALQAARLGIWEYDLMTGIGRRSPELRALLGLHDTERTLAEMLGDVHEDDRDTVVAALTALADSAATEGQIHFRFRHPDGRLLWLEQHVFVEHDPAGQARHFYSLVRDVTTQRQTEQELHDLNATLEARVADRTRELEEERAALDAFVAFTEVAGAQPEPHLLALHAVDALEHTLAEVSVLYMERDRDLWKVRAHSPSMDAGLLAQLESGVPVEPPGSARAMPEGDAFFLPDWHGPERGLPLAAGYRAAAVYPCVVDGRAAGLLVMGITRAPSWTPREQAVFRAVGRSLTLALERAAVTATLWQQNEALEARTRALGAANEELEAFAYSVSHDLRTPVRHVMGFVELTRTALRREQVDKALRSLDIVSEAAQRMNTLIDGMLELSRAGRDGFTPRWVNLGGLIDQARQDVAREFPDRQVRWTVDADLDLWADPALLQQVMTNLISNAVKYSSGQASSDLTVRALPSETGWTVTVQDNGVGFDERYAHKLFAVFQRLHTPREFPGTGVGLATVRRIVLKHGGTVFAHSPGQAGAVFGFTLPRPVADDAESG
- a CDS encoding cytochrome b N-terminal domain-containing protein — translated: MSSGQRGGLLGWLEERTGLVRAVTALMDHRVPRRSRWAYVFGSATLFALVLQVVTGITLAMVYTPSPAAGYESVQRLSAPGSVTAFVRALHYFGASLMVVMAGIHMIRVYLMAAYKYPREVQWLSGVVLLLLTLAMAFTGQVIRWDGNGYWSLVVGAEQAARAPVIGPWLARFLLGGDTPGVDTLPHLYALHALWLPAGLLGLVALHVGLVLRNGISEPPVPGRPVDVRTYKRDYRALVQRDGVPFWPDAAWRDAVFGSLMILLVSVLAWRLGPPLLSGPPDPSVVAVDPKPDWYLLWYFTVLALWPYGITNVMLIAAPTLGILALLALPLLRPAGERAPSRRPWALGIVGVCVAVIASLTAVGLREPWLPALDAPALPAATVHSRDPAVWRGAALWHTESCEACHRIGGLGGQRGPELSTVGARLNADQLTLRIQNGGRGMPAYAGVLSTQQLTDLVAFLHSRQ